One Ctenopharyngodon idella isolate HZGC_01 chromosome 3, HZGC01, whole genome shotgun sequence genomic window, CAGATGTTTTCATGTCTGTAAATGTTGGCAacattacagtcaaaccaaaaattattttttgatatattttagtgggtgcaggacactatagttcatttatgtaagtgaggataggaaaataaagtaaactgtgacatattatacccaaaaattattcatacagtgaactaccagtaaaactgataaaaatttggaattaTTCAgtcactttgacctgaccatgttttgctcaagtgttatctgacataattaagattaatttttttctgacacagtttaactctgagatcttgtcatattttattaccatttttttaaactatagtgaataaactgaattgaTGAATGAAaggttcaaggtgtctgaataaattttggtttgactgtttATCATGTGCACGTTGATTTATATTTAGTAAGAAAGTAAACTGGCACTGGCATTATGTATTTtgcacagtaatacagcatttagCATTATCATCAGAGCTGgggtagattacttatgaattgcatgacaaaatttgtaatcagtaatataatctcttagattacacatttttggtaacGTAATCTGACTGcttttggattacatttagattacttttgtgctaacccttatttgatgtcacacagattgtaggataatcttgtactattttgacagatacaaagaaaatatataatccaaaaaatatattcttcaccaacaagagcctcaacagattctttttaaagtgcaatgtatggacagttaatacttcaaaatactaacactaatgtacctgttagtgtttgctgatagttacactgaataaaacaaaatcacatcttatgattttaaaccatatttacttaaaattaagtaaatttagaaaacagtaacattacaaaaacaaatattcttgtTGTTGCTGATTTCTGTGCACGATTCCACACCCCTCCCCCTCACCGCCGGAAAAACTCGAAGAATCATGAACGTATATAAGCGGCAGGTTTATTACGAAAAAAATAAacgttaaaaaaattaaaaattaggagaatcaatgaattgtgaacaacttactgccattgtgtaaataatatgtaatccataaaaaagtaactgtagtctgattacgagtattttaaaaagtagtttactTTAActacaagtacttgatttttggaatctgattacataatccagattacatgtaatccgtTACTACCCAGCTCTGATTATCATGTAGTATTGTGACTGAGTagtgttataaaataatatgcatctgattacagtatctcacagaagtgagtacactcctcgcatatttgtaaatattttattttatcttttcatgtgacaacactgaagaaatgacactttgctacaaagtagtgagtgtacagcttgtataacagtgtaaatttgctgtcccctcaaaataactcaacacacagccattaatgtctaaaccgctggccacaaaagtgagtacacccctaagtaaaaatgtccaaattgggcccaattagccattttctctccctggtgtcatgtgactcgttagtgttacaaggtctcaggtgtgaatggggagcaggtgtgttaaatttggtgttgtcgctctcactctctcatactggtcactggaagttcaacatggcacctcatggcaaagaactctctgaggatctgaataaaagaattgttgctctacataaagatggcgtaggctataagaagattgccaagaccctgaaactgagctgcagcacggtggccaagaccatacagcggtttaacaggacaggttccactcagaacaggcctcgccatggtcgaccaaagaagttgattgcacatgctcagcgtcatatccagaggttgtgtttgggaaatagacgtatgagtgctgccagcattgctgcagaggttgaaggggtgggggtcagcctgtcagtgctcagaccatacgccgcacactgcatcaaattggtctgcatggctgtcgtcccagaaggaagcctcttctaaagatgatgcacaagaaagcccgcaaacagattgctgaagacaagcagattaaggacatggattactggaaccatgtacTGTgatctgatgagaccaagataaacttatttggttcagatggtgtcaagtgtgtgtagcggcaaccaggtgaggagtacaaagacaagtgtgtcttgcctacagtcaacatggtggtgggagtgtcatggtctggggctgcatgagtgctgccggcacttgGGAGCTATAGTATATTGAGgaaaccatgaatgccaacatgtactgtgacatactgaagaagagcatgatcccctcccttcagagactgggccgcagggcattattccaacatgataacgaacccaaacacacctccaagacgaccactgccttgctaaagaagctgagggtacctaaaccttattgagcatctgtggggcatcctcaaacggaaggtggaggagcgcaaggtctctaacatccaccagctccgtgatgtcgtcatggaggagtggaagaggactccagtggcaacctgtgaagctctggtgaactccatgcccaagagggttaaggcagtgctggaaaataatggtggccacacaaaatattgacacttcgggcccaatttggacattttcacttaggggtgtactcacttttgtggccagcggtttagacattaatggctgtgtgtcaCTActttgtagcaaagtgtcatttcttcagtgctgtcacatgaaaagatataataaaatatttacaaaaatgtgaggggtgtactcacttctgtgagatactgtatatcccTTAATGGTCACTTTGTTTAGACACGGGGAAAAGTTAGATACAGCTCAAAGGTggcagatttaatttaaaaagcaatataataatattaataaaaaaaaaaaattaacagtcACACAAGCACATCATCACACAAGTGAGAATAAACATGGCAAATATGAATAACCCGAAGTTGAGGTCAAAATATAAAAGCAGACATATCCTGTTTACATCAACAGTCCTTTTTCAAATGATTAAGAAAGTCAAAAgacacaatataaaaatataaacctcAATTTATTGCACAATCGCTGCAGGAGACCATGGGGTTTGGAAGATCTGTCTGAGTGAACAAATGTAACCGTGGGCACAAATAGACTGAGAGAGAATTATAGGCCCATATAATAAACCAACAGAGACACACGCTTGTAGATAAAACCATTTTACAACAAGAAATGTTTATGTAAAACCAAAGTTATAACAAATTTTGCAATAAATTAGACctaataaaacaagaaagatAAATGGCCAACGTGGCTCAGCGAGTGACCTACGTGACTGACTTCATCCAGAATGTCAACACGGTTCAACTGAACATCATTTATGCTGTTACAGACATTAAGAGCCAAAAGAGCACTGTGGCCACCAGATGGAGCTAAACAacaaccaaaataaataaaaaacattcaaGCGGAAATGACAGATCTTTCAGAGACCTCCTGTCATCCTATGTGCATTAGTATTCTCAGCCTTTGTACTTAAATTAAGATTATCATTGATAGTGGTAATCCAtctcagaataataataataataataataataataacaatatatccATTATCATAATAATGCAAAGTGTAACTAACGAGTAGTTTTTAAATTATCATTAACAGGCTATCCAGCACCTGcatactaagaaaaaaaaaatgttattatagtTTCATACAtcatgtcattattttttttttaccacagtaCATTAGAATATACAGACAGGAGAACATCATCCTTGTTCCTCCTCTAAAACATGGGTTATGATGCAATCCATTTCCTTTAGGGCTCAATGTAACATGCTCTGCACATTCTCACATCACCTAACtacataaataaacacattcTTGATCAGCATTTATGGACACATTCGGCCCCACAAAGGCAATATGCATCAAGAAGGATGCATGGTCCAAATGCTTGATGGCTGACAAACCATCACGATCTTTGCCCTTAAAAACATAGAACtgtcatcatgttttttttcagtctTCAATTTTAACCAGAACAAGCAAAGACGACATGACAGGATGAAAAGAAAACTGGCCCAAAATCAGTTGTTGAGGTCACTCAGTACAAGTGAGCACTGACAGGGCACCCTGAGAAGAGGAAACCCCAGGATGGCATGGTCTGAGCAAAACAAGTTGGTGTGAATACACAAATCTGTTTCTTTTCAGGACTGGTAAAACATCTTGTTTTTGGAATTCACACGTacaaacatgtttgtgtgtatatatatatatgtacatattttgATTATGCATAGTTATCCAGTGGGTTTCAGAGGTAATAACATATCAGGACCCCCGtttttcaaaccaaaatatctgtaTTGCAGCCTCTCCCTACTTTTCATTAtgtaaaaaagagattttgcCGACCAAACTATAATACAATCCCTTCTAAACTGTTTAAAAACCAAAGACCGTGTTAATGACATTATGACATCATAGTAGTACAGACATATTATGACATTAACCCTAGTAAATAATGTAACAGCATTGTTAGCTCTGCTGCCAGGCCTGTCCTTGTTATGTCACAATTTTAGCTTTTTACACGTACACAGATAGATCAAATCACTGCTGTCTTCCAAATGAAATCGGACAATTCATATTAAGTGTCGCCCTCTGAGatgaaatacattaacattCAATATATTTTCTTCCAACATTGTtgctttaaatattaatatgaatatataaaaatgtcagtATGTATGCCGCTTGCATTTTATGCATATAGTCTACATACAGGTATTTATGTTACCCATATGGAGTTCTTAATTGGTTTTCACTTTGATCCAAAAGCccttttggtaaaaaaaaaataaacagtgcagGTAATTACTTGATATGGTTGTATTGCCTCTGGGCTGCTTTCTTGATTTTATTCCCTTTCTATAGACAGATATATTTGATGCATTAGCTCTGTTACCGCACATTAAGCACAAATGTCAGTGGCTGCATTGCGCAAGCATCAGGAAATTGCATGTTGTGTTTAAGGGGATTGGTTTACTAGTATTTACATGCACCACTTGATTTCAGAGTCTAATGTTTGTCGTTTAATAATAGCATTAAAGGGGTTGGGGTAAATCGGCTCTGTTCTGAGGGACTGTATTTGTGGCTTATATTTAAAACCATGCTGGTCTGCTAAGATCAGGACCATCATGTATGACACCTGAAGCCCcaaaaaaaacagataatttGGCATAgagtttttaagtttttgtcAGATACATCCGAGTAACATTCTACCTAACATGCACCGATTCTACACTAATAGGTCTGACCTCGGCTATAGGACTATCAGAGTACTGTTGTTATGTAAAGATATGTGATCCCCAActggttaaaataataataataaaaacacagtagtaattgcattcaaataaaatatcatCAAACATTTCCAAACAGTAAAACATAATCATAAATAAGATAAATATAATGCCAGTGATACGGATATTGGAGGTAATTGAACTGAAATGTATGGCAGGCCTCACTGATGTTCATTCTGAAAGCTACATAGTGATTGTGTCAACAAAGTTATCACATTGCTTTAAAACTAGTGAGGTTGGAAGGGTAAGAAGGGTCATTCTTGGTTTGTTCCTCTCAGTAGTGCATAAGCATGCTAAGGtaacaaattcaaatgtgcaaaaaatgCAGTCGCATAATACAGCCCATTTGGAACAATGTCAACATCTCCATAGTGCAATCTGCTATAAGAACTGATTTCCTTCACTTTAAATCACATTCTTAAGTAGATGTAGATGAGACTTTTTTCAACTCTGTTAAACCTGAAGCctttatcttaaagggttagttcacccaaaaatgaaatttctatcaattactcaccctcatgtcattccacactcgtaagtgtggaacgacatgttcgacttaatttgtgttcccgaagacgaacaaaggtcttacgggtttggtacgacatgagggtgagtaattaatgacagaaattttatttttaagtgaactaaccctttaaatcagaGGGGCCATAATGATTTATATCAAATCAAATTCATACCATTACTAAAGacttaagcccggaacacaccaagctgacggcgacgaactagtggcgacgaaagcagactgcggggttggctcacgtcggcagcgtctgggtccaaagttgccctgacacaccaaaccgacgctcgacacccgacggccaagcagcacgtccgttctgcgcctgcgtaacaagaaatgcctttctgtaccagcaggtggcagtagctgaacagccaatcagaatgatcagatggcccgactgaccgacgagctccgacgccgattcaacatgtcgaatcgtccgaaaaaaagccgacgaggaccaacttcagccgacggtgcggaacacactgagaaaacttagttggccgaccgtcagcttggtgtgtcccGGGCTTTAAATAAACCTTACATATATCAAGAATTTGGCACAAGTGAGCAATACCAATATTCTCCTAGTCTTCATTGGCAAATTCATAGTGTATTGGCATGAGTAATTTTACTCCATTCTGAAGTCTAACATTCCTCTGCCACATCTGATGAGCAGGACCATCAGGTGTGCATTGGTCGAGGATAGCCAGCAGAGAATTAAAGCCTTTGTGCAAACAGCatgccattaaaaaaataatttgcctAGTCTTGAATCCAAGGTTACATAGATAattgaggtcaaaggtcagaaaGAAATGAATTCTAATTTAGAGCACTACAAAATCCAATCTTCCAAACTACAGACTAGGATATTAAAACCACATGTGTACAAGGTTGAATCGACTGTTCGGCGGCAAAGCAGAGAAAATATCCTCTGCGGGTAACGTGAAATGTTTCCCAGGGTGTTTTTAAAGTCGTgctcctgcaaaaaaaaaaaaaaacggcattGAATAAGTTCCCCTTAGATGCTAACAAACATGATTAAAGTCATAGAGGGcactcaaaaaattaaaatgagcaCTCAGCAACTTTAATcacctaataaaaataaaaatggcaagGTTACAACCCAAGAAATGACCCCTTCACCCTTGACTTGCAGCTAATTGGTATGAATGTGAAAAATATGGACCTGAACATAAAGACGGcacgaaaaaaaaaaccaagcatgataaaacagataaaaaacAACTCAAGTATTTCCAGTAAATGTTGCTGTGAGACTGGGCTTACAgtacattttgtgtgtgtagtgTTAGCATTGATATAACATGTGATATGCTGCATAGTCTGCAATAGAGTAGCAAGTTGAAAGTTGGAGGTGGATATATTTCTGCACCAGCGATCTTTGTTTGTGTCACCAGCAAAATTGAGAATAGAGACAAACCGTACTTAGTTTTCACAAAAGCCATGCTATTTGAGCAACGAGTTTTAGATTGTGATATGTTAAATCTCGCTTTTCGAGAGCCAATCATTTGAGGGCTCGTTATGTTCTTTTATTGTTCAGCTAAAACTAAATTTAGAGGGTTATTTAAGAAATGCTTTAAACGCTGGTGAATATATGACATCGAATAATGTCAGatcctgtatgtgtgtgtgtgtgtgtgtatacgcCTATAGAATGTGTAGGtctcaaaccaaaaaaaaaaaaatttgcctTTGAGCTAGTAGGTCTAAACAGTGCCATGCACAGACAATGTTTATGCAAACACGGATATGTACATTCTGGCTACTGACAGCACAAACAAGCATGTGTGTCGAAGCTGGCACTGGTGTCTcctaaaaaacatgtaaaacacTTCTTATGGACTTTCGTGCACACATTTATATACAAAGCACAACAGTCTCCCCCCACCCCATACCGTTCTTTGCCCAATTACGTCGCATTCCCAAACATCTCGTTACTAAAAGAGGTCCTCACACCCTATTACCCACGATTCCAGACTAGCAGGGGCCACTGTCAGTCTGAGGGACAGTGATAGGTGTTGATCCACAGTAAGTCATCCAGCACCCCCCAGTGTAGGTACAGTATGGAGACCACCACCAGCACATGCATGATCTGATGGCTGTTGCACCAGTAGTCAAAGAGGCCCGGGCGGAACCGCTCGGGGATTCGGGTGATATTGATGACCCCGCCCAACACTGCTAGTGCATCCATGGTGAGAAAGTGACGCAGTGAGGTGGGACTCCCTCCGCCCACACCTACCCAGCGCAAAAGGAAAAATGAGAAGCGGTAAAGTAACTGCCAGGCAAAGGAACGCAGACGCCGCACTCTGCTGCGTGCTGTGATGGCACAGTAGATGGCGTAACTTGATAGCAGGATGTACATCAGCAGAGCCACTGTGCGGGTGAAGGGGTAGCAGAGAAGTGTGCTGTACACGATGGGTAGAGCTCCTGTGAACCAAAACACAATGTTACTAAGATGACAAGCTCTTGTTACCTAAGATACAACTGTATAACTCACATCATTCAAGCATGGGTGAATTTTAAGTGTATTTAACACAACTGCTGCtcactgtacactgtaaaaaaaaaaaaaagtacactgtacaaaatactgaaataaatatgataGCAATGTTTCAGGATGGTATTGGGGTATCTGTATATATTAAGGATCATAAccgtatatttatatatatatagttgcaagaaaaagtatgtgaaccccttgcagaatctgtgaaaatgtgaattttaacaaaataagagagatcatacaaaatgcatgtcattttttatttagtactgtcctgagtaagatattttacaaaaagatgtttatatatagttgacaagaaaaaaaaatagctgaatttattaaaatgaccccgttcaaaagtttgggaaccattggttcttaatactgtgtgtggttacctggatgatctacgactgtttttttgttttgtgatggttgttcatgagtcccttgtttgtcctgaacagttaaactgagctttgttcttcagaaaaatccaccaggtcctgcagattcttcagatttccagcatcttttgcatatttgaaccctttccagcagtgactgtatgattttgagatctgtcttttcacagtgaggacaattgagggactcaaacacaactattaaaaaaagttcaaacattcactgatgctccagaaggaaacacgatgcattaagagctggggggtgaaaactttttgaatttgaagatcaaggtaaattgtacttaatttgtctccgggaaacatcttctaagtatcttctgttgcttctgaaggccagtactaaatgaaaaaatatgatctttaaacaaaataagaaaaattggGAGAttttcatcctgttcaaaagttttcaccttCACGCCTCTTAATGCATTgcgtttccttctggagcatcagttgtgtttgagtccctcagttgttcTCACTGTGAAAAGATGGacctcaaaatcatacagtcactcctgtaaaggatttttctgaagaacagagctcagtttaactgctcaggacaaacaaagggactcaagaacaaccatcacaaccatcgtggatcatccaggtaaccacacacagtattaagaaccaatggttcccaaacttttgaacagggttattttaataaattcagctttttttttttttttttttttttgtcgactatatatatatatatatataaaaacatcttttgtaaaatatcttactcaggacagtactaaataaaaaaaaaaaaaaacatgcattttgtatgatctctcttaagGCCTCTTTACTCAGCAGACTTAAGGCTGCTCTGTGCTCAAAATTCTGTGTAAACACATAATGCTGCATAAAAGCCAGACCAAACTACGCCTGCTCTGACCCACCTCAGTCCCTAGTGTCAAAGTATACAGTTGAAATTGCTGTGTAAAGCATTTATGCcacctctgagcagcattaaaaaGTCTGTGTAAAGACACCTAAATGGCACTTCTGTGCCACATTTGCAGTGTAAATTTGgcattattttgttaaaattatactttttcttgcaactgtatatatacacagcaaTATAACCAAATACCGGGTTTTTACTATAACATTTTTTCATTCTATCCTTTAAAATTATGAACATATTTATGAGAATAATTTAATCTTTGCACTAGGGAAtggaaaaactgttttcaatgttaTAACAGCCTGAATACGCACAGATAAAGGGGAAACACACATTTTACTTATTCACTAGGCTGCTGTGACACAGGTCTCTATCACAATACAGACAGTTTTGGTAATCACCCCTAAAAATGACCTGATGACGGATCATTTTATCAGGTAACCTTATCAGGTATGAACAACCTgtacaaattatataaaatgtgaGGTGTCAGGGTAAAAAAATCTTGAAT contains:
- the paqr4a gene encoding progestin and adipoQ receptor family member 4a isoform X2, encoding MAFLNGPRLLDWANSPPHLQFNKYVLTGYRPISSVQECIKSLFYLHNELGNIYTHGALPIVYSTLLCYPFTRTVALLMYILLSSYAIYCAITARSRVRRLRSFAWQLLYRFSFFLLRWVGVGGGSPTSLRHFLTMDALAVLGGVINITRIPERFRPGLFDYWCNSHQIMHVLVVVSILYLHWGVLDDLLWINTYHCPSD
- the paqr4a gene encoding progestin and adipoQ receptor family member 4a isoform X1, which gives rise to MAFLNGPRLLDWANSPPHLQFNKYVLTGYRPISSVQECIKSLFYLHNELGNIYTHGIPLLCFLVLLPLNIPWSQISVTWLGVVHFLACLSPQLGSVVYHLFMNHEGGEPVYKTLLTLDMCGICMINTLGALPIVYSTLLCYPFTRTVALLMYILLSSYAIYCAITARSRVRRLRSFAWQLLYRFSFFLLRWVGVGGGSPTSLRHFLTMDALAVLGGVINITRIPERFRPGLFDYWCNSHQIMHVLVVVSILYLHWGVLDDLLWINTYHCPSD